In Lodderomyces elongisporus chromosome 1, complete sequence, the DNA window tttaaAATATGTTTTGCCTTTGATAATAACCAAAGTCACCAATATTATTCAAACAAAAGTTCAAAAGAAGCCTCAATTGAAGGTGGATAACGATAATCCATACGAATCTATTTGGCTACACAATGTCAGAGCATCATTGAATTTGCCAGTTTataatgttgatgatgattttaGAGGCTTGATTTTGCAGTATGGATACTTGATTATGTTTGGTCCTGTGTGGCCTTTGGCTCCATTGGTGTCGCTTATTTTTGATGTtgttattttcaaattggacAATTTCAAGTTATTAAGCGGCAGATACTTTAAGCCACCATTGCCAAAGAGAGTCGACTCAACACATCCATGGAATTTGGCCTTGTTTTTGCTCACATGGTTAGGGTCAGTGATCTCACCTGTTGTCACTGCCTTCTATCGTCATGGTACTGCACCTCCTAAATCCATGGGTCAATTGACATTTGACAATGCTAGTGTCCATTTGTCATCCTCGGTTTTCTTggtattgttgatgtttttctCAGAGCACGGCTTTTTGATATTGAGCTACGTccttttcaagttttcaaaCTTGTTCAAGAGTCAAGTTGAATGGGAAAatgattttgttgaaaacgATATGAAATTGAGACGCGATCATTATTCAAATCACGTAAAACCAACCATAAAGGTTCGCGAGTGTCCAGATTGGAAAAACTTTACACCAGAGGGAACCATGGATTTCCAACCAccagttgttgttactgaTGCTGGCGAAGTACACGAACCTGAAAAGATTCCTACAAAAAAGCTGGGATACACAACGTCTTCACAACACTACACCGAAACAACTGTTACCTCACGCTCTGAACAAGCAAGACTTATTGccgagaaagaaaaacttttgaaagaaagacaagctgaattgaaaagattggaaCAGGATCACAAGATTGGTGCCAAGTATGATAAAGCTTCCACATCTGATGCCAATACTGCTTCTGTTGCTGCATTGGAAAGAGATaaggaagaaggagatACCGTTATTCAGGCAAAATCAGGCCCCAATGGCGAAATAAAGCCTAGTACAATTGATAGCAATAAACACATCAATGACGATCCTTTTGGTGCCTCCGTCTTGCCACCACCTGCGCCAAACGATAAGTCTGCAGAAGTTGATACCAACAAGTTTTCTACTCAGGACTCAAAGACTGCCCATGCAGCAGCTGCTGCACCTCAAGCTGGTGGGTTAACAACCACTGCTGGTAAAGGGCCAGATGATAAGACTACAAGTGTTGAAGGGGCTGATCAGCAAAAACCTAAACCTTCTGGTTCATCATCTGCACAGTCCGAAGCATCTAACGATTCTCTGTCCGAGTCCAGACTGGGAACATCATCTAAGCAATCAGGTAATCAGGGCGGATTGAAGAAGATTGTGAATGGTGCGGAAAAAGAGGTCAAGTCTACAAGAAGTGGAATCAAAAAGTTATTTAAAAAGACTTGAttgaactttttttttttttatatttaaaaCTATTGTgtatctttttttacatATGCATGCAAATGTAATTTGATTGTActattttattatatttgatcaagaattttttttcaactcttgCTTGGTGGGCCTGGCCCCAAAGATTGATGAGCCAACCCTAACGCTTGAACTTCCTTGCTTAATTGCTTGTTCAAAGTCGTTACTCATTCCCATACTCAATTCCAAGTCTAAACTGTATTGTTCGtcaagtttctttttcaactcttGTAGTTTTTTAAAGTCTTGATTCTCACCTTGAGCTCCCGTGGACTCGGCAAACGATCCAATTGTCATTAAACCAGCCAACTTTAACTTGGAACATTCCTGATCATTTAGCAAAAACTTTATTGTTTCTTCCATGTCATTTTCATCGATGAAACCagatttttgttcttcacCAGATGTATTGACTTGTAAGTAGACGTTTATTATCTCGCCATCATTCTTGACTCTTGTTGAATTCAATTGCTTGCATTTCTTGAATGTATCAATTGTCTCAACTGCATACAAGTTGGACACTTTGTTGCTGAGATCTTTTGCCTTACCCAGCTGCATTCCGCCTATGAAATGCCAACAAATATCCTTGGGCAACTCTTGAGACTTGGCTACTAATTCTTGAACATAATTCTCACCAAAATGACGGACACCAGCCGCATACAAAGCCATTATGTCTGAAGATGGTTTTAATTTAGACACTGCTACAAGGCGGGTCTTTGGATTTAAGTCATGTACTTGTTTGAGCACGGCATTGTAGTTGTCGATTAATTCTTTAGATCGTGATTCAGTTGGTTGTGGGTATGCCGACATCTTGCAAGATGATACGTATAATGTTGCTAATTGTTTCTTGATAGAATTACTATTGGTACTGAGAGGACTAGCAATAGCACGAATCATCCaatattataaaaaaaagtagggaaaaaaaaaccgaaaaagcaaaaaaaaaaaaaatactgaATACAAACAGATGGTATCAGTTAGTTGCACACTTTATTCCGATCTCATTTTAATACATTTTTCTTGAGAGATTATATAATGATAATTTGGTTTTGTACTATTGTGGGCGAGTTGGGCTACATTGAGATTATTAATGTTTACATCATTCatcatttttcaacaacatgTATATCTAACTTATTAACTAGAAACAACCAAGGGAAAAGgttaaaagagaaatactAGGAAagggaaggaaagaaaagaaaatgtgtAATTGAATCCATCATATGGATGaaagaagcagaaaagCAATCAAGCAATTtggctttcttttttccattttccttttttcgtcttgcttctttcttcttgctcacgtttcttctctcttcttgCGATGATTTGTATTCTTATTTCACTATCTACGTTCTTCCCTCAAATACCTTTTACATCGAAGGATATGGAAAACTTGTCTTGAGAAATTGCTCTCTTGGGATGAGGCTCATCTCCGTTTTGCTCCACAAGGAGTTTTCTAAAACATTCTCGCacgaaaaggaaaattacAGTAAGGTGGAAAgcagaaaagcaaaaaaaaaaaaaaaacaaaaaaagttaaaacaagaaagaaaatgtaGTGAGAAAAAGTTACAGCTACATCTCAAACTTTATGAATTGAGAAGAGTTGCCAATTTTTAGACCTCAAATCATTTCAAAGTATCAACACTTTCACCATTTAATACAACATGTCAGACAACATTTACCAGGGTGAAGATTTTGACGAAAAGGTCATTAGACAAGTAGAATTCTACTTTTCGGACTCTAATTTGCAACTGGATAAATTTTTGTGGAAAATTTACGAGGCAAACGATGGATGGGTCGAGTTGAAAACCATTTTGACTTTTGGTAGAATGAAACAATACAGACCAGAAGAGAAGGTTATCGAAGCTTTGAAGAAGAGTACAAAATTGGAACTCTCGGCTAATAATGAATTGATCAAGAGAACTGACCCATTGAAGGACTTTGATGAGGtgaaaaatacaaagaagaagaataccGTTCACATTGAAGGTTTCCCACATGAATTGAACCAGGACCAAATTGAAGCTTGGTTTGGTGAAAAAGTTGTACCTTCATTACCCAAGGAGAAGGATTTCAACTCCATTAGAATGATCAAGACCAGGGCAAAGAAAGAGTTCTTTGGTGTTGTGGACGTTGAGTTCAAGACCGAAGAGGATGCCAAAtatgttgttgaagatgtcGAATTGTCATACGAAAAGGGTGTTATTCCAAAGGATGAAGCCACCAATATCGATAAGAAGGAtcttttgaagaagatgtcGCAATTGACTTTCCAAGAAATGAGAGAAAGTGGTAAAAGATTTGGTCAAAATGAAGTTACTAAAAGACGCAATAGCTTTAACGACAACAAAGGCAAAGGTAAGAAGTACCAGAAAGGAggtaaaggaaaaaagaatgacaACAGAAAAGGCAGCGGTAGCGAAGAAGATGCTCATAAGAAGGAGGAGCTTGCTGCAGATGAGAAAGAAACACTTAATAAGATTGATGAAGGTAATGGACGTGGCCACGAAGAAGATGtcgaaaagaagaaggaactTGCTGCGGACGAGAAAGAAACTGTTGATAAGATCGATGAAGGTAATGGACATGGCCATGTAGAAGACGtcgaaaagaagaaggagctTGCCGCAGACGAAAAAGAGACACTTGAAAAGTTAGAAGATAAAGCGTAAGTGTTTTAATTCCAAGTGGTGGCATTTATCAGTATGGAAAATTTAGTCACAACTATTCAAATGCTACATCATGTGTGATATAATTGAGAGATGAGAATTCAATCGACATTGACCTTGGCAtattataattatataCAATTTTGGTTGGTAGTTCTGTATTTACTTGTTGTTCTGATGTTCACGAAAATTATTTTGCAGATGTTTGgactcttttttctctttttctcttttcttgtatATGTTTTCGTTTTGTTCTATGTTGTTGTATATCTTGTTTCAATACATAGGTTGTTTCTAATCTTTACTTATAATTTGCTCTAACTAGTTGACTTGTTGGAACtcacaagaagaagaataataCTATCGGCTACTCAAACATTCATATTCTTGTCAGCAAACACAACGATATATTTGCAAAGTGTGGTAGACAGAATGGTGGTTTAGATGACATGGACTAGAGACTTGAATTTACTAAAGTACCAGGTACTATTATTTGGCAAAGCATCTACTGGCATCGCAAACAGAAATATAGTGGAAGGACGcgttctattttctttcctgTCGCGCACACTCGAAGACAATAGTAAAGATTTTAatatttcttattttttttttttttttttttagttttttatttgtgttTGAATTACTTCAGCCATGTAGACTGGTTTCCAAGACGCGATTCAGTAAAAGCCCCAAATTACAATTCCCATATACTATAATATACCATTATTTCTGTAAACTATTGAACGATTGAATCTTTTATCATCTTCTGTCAATACCAAAGAACGTCATCTCAGTTTGTATACTAACACCTCATTAGCCTGTTACCCAAAGATGAGTGTTGACAAATCATTTCAACAACAGATTCTCAAAGTCTTTGGTCCATCAACGAAACTTTCGGACGAGGAGTATGACAAATTACACTCACTAACAGAAATATTTCACGTCGATGCCGAAGAGCTTTACCTTGAGTGGGAATCTTTCAATGTTGCTGAGGTTGAAGATGATCTTGACTTGAATTTGGCAAATTTGCTTAAATTTCATGAAttcttgcaaaaaaaacttacaaacaacaaacttaCTCCGTCATTGAAGAAAACCAGCAAGGAAGTACACTCTGTTAGAAAACCATTGGTTTCAAAAAATGTGAATAGCACAAATTACAGCAGTCCGAATACCCCGCAActtaaaaagagaaaagtagATTTTGCAGCTGAAAACAATGCATCGTCCCCTGCGATTGATGAGTATGAAACTGCCAACACTACTCTAAACTCTTCTCCCATCAAACAATCTCGAGAATCACACAAGTTGATTGAATGTTTAAATCCACATATCGATTTATCAAGCTCCTTAGCAAATGACGAGCGTTCACAACAATCTGTACGTTTAACGGCGAATTTTGATCCCACCAAGTACAAATTTCGTACCTTGCAAATGAAATTGCTAGAGAGCGCTGATATGTTAGACGATCAAATAGATACTATGGCCGAAGTttatcaaaaacaacacCCATCTTCTGAAACCCAATTTGGTAACCCTTGTGTTTGTTCTCAGTTTGATATCTTATGCTGTGGAAGAATCGTACCTGATTCGCCAAGTTACAACGACAAAGAGATTATGAATAGCTCATCCTTATTTTTGGAAACATCGAGGATTACCGGTGTCGGTCAAAGGGTGGCTTTAGACTTAACTCCTTTGAGTGGATATTCATTATTTCCCGGCCAAATTGTGGTATTGAAGGGTAAAAATCCTACAGGAAAAGTATTTCTTGTGAATGAAGTGGTGCTGTTGCCGCAATTGGGAAATACAGTTTCTACTCGGGAGGAATTAGTTGAGTTTAATGAGATTCAAAAGTCATTAGGGTTAAAAATGGTTATAGCTTCAGGGCCTTACTCCAACCTGAACAAACTCGATTattcaaaatttgaaaagtttgTTGACAAGATGAATAACGACATTCGTCCAAACGTAATTATCCTCAATGGTCCATTCCTTGACCTCACCAACAAGGCAGTTGAAGAAGGTGACTTTAGCGATGGGTTGTTGAAAGATCTGCAACCACGAAACTTGGAGGAGGTATTTAGTCTGCTCGTGACcccaattttgaaaaaaatcaatccTGAAACTCAAGTTATTTTGATTCCGTCATTGAGGGATAGTTGTGTTAGCCATTGTTCATACCCTCAAGATGCTTTTGATCGAAAAAAGCTTCAATTACCAAAACACATCAAGGTGTTTCCAAACCCATCCAGTTTTGCGGTCAATGAAATTTTAGTCGGCTCTTCCAATCTTGACGTGTTTAAGGATTTGAGAGACGTTTACAAAGAAACTAAAGAGAATGTTGATATTTCCAGCAACCGCTTTGAAAGAATTATCAATCACAtatttgatcaaaaaagaTATTATCCGGTGATGCCGGGATCAATAGCCTCAACCCAGTCACCAGCACCCGCACAAACACAAGCTCCAAACAAGGCGCAGAGCCTTTCAGAGCTCAGCAATGGGGCTCCTGGTGAACATCTACAAAACATTGGTGTTGGAGGATCCTCGCTCGAAGTACCTTACCTCGGCCTTGCTGAAATAGGCGACTCTTTACCGGATGTGATGTTGCTTCCGTCAGAACTCAAAGTATTTGCCAAGATAGTCAAGGGTGTTGTGGTGATAAACCCAGGCCAATTTATCCGCCCAAACAGATCTTTGGAAACTGAAGATGGAACATACGTTGTGATGAGCGTGGCTCCTCCCAGACCGGAACATGAATCTGAGAACAACGTGACTCCCGTGCAAGATAATGAAGAGTTTTACTACCACAATATTGACAGAAGATCTAGAGTAGATATCTATAGTAgttaaaataaattattGATAAATCTGACTTGCACAATGCCTCAAAACACAAATCATCTGAGTGGGTTTTCTTCatctactttttttgttttactcttcttttactcttcttttacttctctctttctttgttttttcttttttttcttttttttcttttttctatttcttattttttgcttttgtaaACTTCTTCCTTTTGCAGCCTTGGTTCAAAATTCTATGATATCACTGGCACGTGCCATTTATGGGAAATGAAACGCGTTGAGATATGAAATGTCAATACCATCTTTTTACTTATAACAGCAAGATGAAGATAGCCCCAACACTTTCTACCAATGCTTTTCTCTTGTACAAATACATGAGAAGTGCATGTATTCTTTATAACTTACGAAACTATTCCtcaaaacaacttgcaaACAAAGTCTTTCATGTGCCACATGAGGACGACATTGCTCACGTCGCGTCACCGAGGCTTGACGCAATAAAGActacttcttcatcattgcCTCCATTGcgaccaccaccatcactgCTTACGTTATCGCGACCGTTAAACACATTGCCTTTGCTAAGACCATTGCAGGAGGAATCCAAGAATGATTTACCAAACACTAATTCTGAGTTGCAGCAGCTTCTTTCTAGAACCACTCCTGCGTTTAAGCTTCGGGATTACCAAGTTCAAGCAATAGAAGCAATAAAGTTGGCTTTAGATCAAGGTATCAGGAGGCCAGCAGTGGTTGTAGCAACTGGTGGAGGCAAAACCGtcattttttcaaaccTTATACGGGAGCTTCTAGATATGCTGCGTACTGAAACAACGAAAAGCCAAagtcaaaacaaaaggattttggttttggccCATACTGAAGAGCTTATCAAACAAGCTGTGCAAAAGATCAAAGCAATCAACCCGGAGTTGAATGTGAGGATTGAGATGCGATCAGCAAGATCTAAAGATAcagatgatgttgttgttgcgtCCGTGATGTCTATTAAGCACCCAAGAAGATTAGCCAGGTTCGATCCTGCCCATTTCACCAGTATAATTATTGATGAATGTCATCACGCGCCAGCTGCCACTTATCAAAAAATTCTCAATCATTTTGGTGCATTGCTGCATGATCTGCACCTTTCGGTGATTGGGTTTACAGCAACCTTGTCTCGATTTGACAAGCGGTCACTTGGTGTGATTTTTGACAAGGTGGTGTTTCAACGGTCTCTTTTGACAATGATTGAAGCTGGGGAACTCGTAAAACCAGTGATACACCGGCCTCTTGTTGccaatttgaatttggaaTCTGTTAAACGTCAAGGCTCTGATTATGATACGGAAAATCTATACAATGCAATGAGTGCTGTTGGGTTTAACGATAAAGCTGTACTATCATATATGAGACTAGTGGAGCAGACTGCATGTAAAAGCACTTTAATCTTTTGTGTTAATGTACAACATTGCTGGGAATTATGCTCAACGCTTCAGTCTCACGGAATAAATGCTCAATACGTGACAGGAGAAACATCAAAATCAGAGAGGGCTGCAATAGTTGAAGATTTCAAGCTGGGAAAGATTCCAGTGCTTTGCAATGTCGAAGTGTTTACCGAAGGAACTGATATTCCCAATATTGACTCGATTATTTTGGCAAGACCCACCTTGTCGAGAACACTCGTGACTCAAAGCATCGGAAGGGGATTACGGTTACACAAGAACAAGACCTGTTGTCATGTAGTTGATTTGGTTGACAATACCATAGAAGGTATTGATGTATTACCAAGTTTAGATGGTGACCACTCCCAAGTAAGCTCTGCGAAAGCaaataataaagagaaagcgAAGGAAACTTTGGAATCAGACCAGGTACTGGGGCAAGatgcatcaaaatcacc includes these proteins:
- the irc3 gene encoding Putative ATP-dependent helicase IRC3 (BUSCO:EOG09261CM0), with the protein product MKIAPTLSTNAFLLYKYMRSACILYNLRNYSSKQLANKVFHVPHEDDIAHVASPRLDAIKTTSSSLPPLRPPPSSLTLSRPLNTLPLLRPLQEESKNDLPNTNSELQQLLSRTTPAFKLRDYQVQAIEAIKLALDQGIRRPAVVVATGGGKTVIFSNLIRELLDMSRTETTKSQSQNKRILVLAHTEELIKQAVQKIKAINPELNVRIEMRSARSKDTDDVVVASVMSIKHPRRLARFDPAHFTSIIIDECHHAPAATYQKILNHFGALSHDSHLSVIGFTATLSRFDKRSLGVIFDKVVFQRSLLTMIEAGELVKPVIHRPLVANLNLESVKRQGSDYDTENLYNAMSAVGFNDKAVLSYMRLVEQTACKSTLIFCVNVQHCWELCSTLQSHGINAQYVTGETSKSERAAIVEDFKSGKIPVLCNVEVFTEGTDIPNIDSIILARPTLSRTLVTQSIGRGLRLHKNKTCCHVVDLVDNTIEGIDVLPSLDGDHSQVSSAKANNKEKAKETLESDQVSGQDASKSPRTMTFAERELAVKRILKLHNGKVLTLGEAVNPSSLNYMFQNDDVVGKFMLKNRLPWTMMGYHSKWGLPGRDDRYFILRRVKTDNSNLSSFELSEHRHGSHESKMIYKDVNLLKVLQQLEKEYPFDVKYAESCNNWARRATKKQVAWLLTRLEKNMQAFIREKRMDITVEGFAQRVSHVLSQERLALLTRLFFALRVDEPTYYGKAKINQIMKKAAYSHKDD
- a CDS encoding uncharacterized protein (BUSCO:EOG09263BE5) codes for the protein MSAYPQPTESRSKELIDNYNAVLKQVHDLNPKTRLVAVSKLKPSSDIMALYAAGVRHFGENYVQELVAKSQELPKDICWHFIGGMQSGKAKDLSNKVSNLYAVETIDTFKKCKQLNSTRVKNDGEIINVYLQVNTSGEEQKSGFIDENDMEETIKFLLNDQECSKLKLAGLMTIGSFAESTGAQGENQDFKKLQELKKKLDEQYSLDLELSMGMSNDFEQAIKQGSSSVRVGSSIFGARPTKQELKKNS
- the POL12 gene encoding DNA-directed DNA polymerase alpha subunit pol12 (BUSCO:EOG09261V87), producing MSVDKSFQQQILKVFGPSTKLSDEEYDKLHSLTEIFHVDAEELYLEWESFNVAEVEDDLDLNLANLLKFHEFLQKKLTNNKLTPSLKKTSKEVHSVRKPLVSKNVNSTNYSSPNTPQLKKRKVDFAAENNASSPAIDEYETANTTLNSSPIKQSRESHKLIECLNPHIDLSSSLANDERSQQSVRLTANFDPTKYKFRTLQMKLLESADMLDDQIDTMAEVYQKQHPSSETQFGNPCVCSQFDILCCGRIVPDSPSYNDKEIMNSSSLFLETSRITGVGQRVALDLTPLSGYSLFPGQIVVLKGKNPTGKVFLVNEVVSLPQLGNTVSTREELVEFNEIQKSLGLKMVIASGPYSNSNKLDYSKFEKFVDKMNNDIRPNVIILNGPFLDLTNKAVEEGDFSDGLLKDSQPRNLEEVFSSLVTPILKKINPETQVILIPSLRDSCVSHCSYPQDAFDRKKLQLPKHIKVFPNPSSFAVNEILVGSSNLDVFKDLRDVYKETKENVDISSNRFERIINHIFDQKRYYPVMPGSIASTQSPAPAQTQAPNKAQSLSELSNGAPGEHLQNIGVGGSSLEVPYLGLAEIGDSLPDVMLLPSELKVFAKIVKGVVVINPGQFIRPNRSLETEDGTYVVMSVAPPRPEHESENNVTPVQDNEEFYYHNIDRRSRVDIYSS